One Epinephelus fuscoguttatus linkage group LG16, E.fuscoguttatus.final_Chr_v1 genomic window, tggtgtggtggttagcactttcgcctcacagcaagaggtttcccggttcgatcccaggtgtggggTGCAGAGTTTGcttgttctccccgtgtcagcgtgggttctctccgggcactccggcttcctcccacagtccaaagacatgcagattgggcaTTAGGtcaactgataactctaaattgtccataggtgtgaatgtgagcgtgaatggttgtttgtctctatgtgtcagccctgtgatagtctggtgacctgtccaggatgtaccctgcctctcgcccaaggtcagctgggataggctccagcccccctgcaaccctcaagaggatgaagcggttagaaggcGGAtggatggtttttttttttgaaatggtAAAGCTGTCTATTCTTTTTTTCGCTGTGATCATGGCATAGCATTAAATCACATGTAATTAGTTAACTTGATGATATGTCACAAATGTAACCACATTTCACCTCACTTTTGTATCCCTTTGACCAtaattttcatttgaaaacTACACTCTACACTAGAATGTTAATGGTCTCCATGGCAATATCATGTTAACATTGTTGCCTTGCTTTAAAACTGCACCACCTGGTTTTCCTTCTGAGATTTTGATGTACAGCTCTACACACAGGATGGACACCACCAGCTATTTAAACCCAGAAACTGCTGAACATCAACGACAGGAGCAGCCTGAGAAGAGTTTTTGTGACACAAGTGATCTTAAGGTAGGGATGGATTGATGCAAATGTGTACCCACTGCTCTGATGAAATGAACACAGTTTTAACCACTTCCAGATGTTagttttaaacaaatgttttgccCTGACAGACGATTAAAATCTTTCCAAGTCCTGGCACAGAATTCAATCCTACTGCAGAGGATCTGCTCAACACGTTCTTGCCTTTTGGATGCGTCATTAGTGCTCAGGTAACTATATTACAGATTGATTTACAAACTGACTTTGGAAACACAAATTTCACTTTTCACAGTCTTCACTGTTCTCATAGTAAcactatatacatatatgtatatatatatatatttttttctctaataactcagaaaacagtgaaagatGGACTCGTGTGGGGCAGGGTGACTTATTCTAATGCTCATGATGCTGCCATGGCCGTAATGAAACTGCAAGGGGCCGAAGGATTCATTGTGAGTCTGTTACACCACAGAGAGGCCCACAAGCATGAAAGATCGGAGAGAGCCAGTGACAGACCACCCTGTGTCCAACAGGACAGGTTTAGTAACATGACACAACAGAGGATACCCAGTCTGCTGGGCAATCCACCAGTTTACGACCAGGTAATGAGGCATTTGTACTtgatgtttcttttattttttcagctttgtgattAATTCTAGACACCTTGACTAATTTAAGTAAAACTTTAAGTAAAACCACGGTTTCCTTTTGTTAGGATGTGTGTCTTCATATTCAGAACTTGCCCGTACATTTCCGTCAAAGGCAAGAGGTGCTCAGCCTCCTCCCTCCGTGCACGACCAATGTGAAGGTACTCATTTTTAAAGGCTCTGTATATAACTTTGAGAAAATCCTTGTTTTTAGTGGCACCTCTCTAAGGCCGTTaagtgaactgcagtcagcatCCTCCATAGCCACGGAGCACCTGCACAACAGTGATTGACGTGAATCCTTTTGATAGAATActtgaaaatattttacaatCATATTAAGAATAACATTACCATCTGTAAGTTCCTGTATTTCATATGGACCATTGGCTCCATGATATATGATACTTACTAGCTTAccatttgcaaattatgaaatTACAAAGCAACCAACAGCAGAGCAATACAGTGTAGCTtaacagctagctagctagctagctagcaataaaaaaaagattaatacaCATAAAACATTACACACAGTACCTTTAAAATCAAGTGGGAAATGACATTGTCCCTTCACAGTCACAACATCAGCACATTCTATCTCAATACCTCTAATAAGAATTGAagtgatttttatatttttacctgAATCAAAGCATTGTACGCTTATCTGTTCATTTCTTCAAGACTTTAAATACTTTGATAAAGTCACCTAAAGGTTTAACATGCTGTTTCTGCAGCCTTCATGTCATTTAACACTATTATGACCCTACAGGTGGAGCAGAAAGGAGCCCTAGTGACACTTCCTGACTGCTTCACTGCCTTGTGGCTCATGGATTTTTTAAACAACTTCTACACTGGCTCCAAACGCCTCTATGTTTCCTTTGCCAATAAAGGACGAGGGATGCACCCCAGAGAGAGGAGAGCCCTGGGACAACGCCATCAATGGCACCAAGGTCTGTTCTGAATCCTCTGTGGACTACAGGATCTCTGAGACTGCTACAGCTAGTGCTTTAGAGCAGTCACGAACAGACCAACACAGTAACACAGCACTATATTAATAAATACCTCTATCTCTGCAGAGTCAAACTCTTTTTGAGTGAACTGAGCTAAATTCattgaaaacacacaaggtGCTGTGAAGAGTTAAACTTCAGTAACAACTCATGGACCCTAGAAGACGTTGCTAGAGAGAGGACTCCAATCATGAAAACACAGTTTAGGAGCAGCCAGACAGAGTAAGAGGCAGCcagacatgcacacataaatacaaatgATTTATACGCATGAAGTTATTCATACAATACATGTTTATAGTTCTATTAGTGTGACATCTCAATTTGCAAGTACATACAAGGTCAATGTCATGGACAGTTTACAAGACACGGTTTTGTATTCATTTAAATGTGATTAATACACTACACTAGATGTTTTATGTGACAGACAATAAGGTCAGTAGTTGTTTGGATAAGTAGgattacttgttttttttgcaacacaTACTGACTTAGTGGAGTGTTAGCGAAGTTTCTTTTTTCTGGTTCGATATGAAGGGTCTCAAATGAAGAAATGTTCCTTCCTGGGGTTGCAGCCATATGCTGCACTTCTGCATATCAGCCACTAGATGGACCTTTTGATACGCTGAAGTAAGCTTGACATGTTACAGGTAAGAAGCATGGACTTACTACATGGCTTTGCAGTCATACagacagttatttttatgttaccaGCTGTGAAAGTGAGgctggtttgttttttcaccaTATGAGTCTCaaaatggcaaaatgtggtcctggagaCACCTATTGTAGTGGGAACTACCACAGAAACCAGAGAACTTTGGTAGGTGTTTAAATGTccattgtctgtctgtcagtggcCACCTTTTGTCTATGCAATAGCATCACAACCATGCAAGATGCAGGCATGAAACTTAAGTTCCATGGATGTGGTTCAAGCAAGGGCACCGGAAGTAGGGGAGTAGGAAGTAGGAAAGGGGCCCattccccccacccccccacttTATACCCCCAGTCCACACTGGTTTTAAGTTGCAGATTGCTGAATAGCAGCTGGAGGGATCCTGTCCCTAGATGATCTCCGGCCATCTGGGGCTTCACCTTTATAGTCATTCTAACTTTCAGGTGAATGGGATTATCCTCAAATGAAAACTATTGCAACAAAATACAGAAAGTCTTATATgagataaaaaatgaaaaatacttttattatgtGTCTATTTATCATGCATCTTCATCCTCCATATAACTTAACATGCTTATTCTTCTCATATATTAAGATTTCCCAGCTAACACTTTCAGTAAATGACCTCTTTTCCattccatttccattttattttcatatcaTTTATCAAACATAATCAGAATAAAATAATTGGTTTTGCTTATCTTAAGAACTCTCGGAACTACcaaacatgcttttatttttgctggtcatgcttttattttattttgacaactatctaaaatgcatttattttgtctcTCTTAGCAAACTGCTGATGCAAGCATATGTTTTTCCTTACCGTCTAACTTGTAGTTTTACTTCAACAAATATgtcaaagcagcagaaaaaaactcACTGACTGCATTAATCCTCACTTGGCCCATAAACTcagggtgcattcacaccaagtgtgtgtgtagtggtTTAGTTGAACTCTGGAGTATTTACTTGTTTGGCTCAGTTCATTTGGTCATGTGAGAGCATTCGAAACAAAGTAGCAGCAAATAACAAACACAGGCAGACAGCAGAAAATGTGATTCTCAGCTCTCCTCCAAGAGAACTCTGTTAACACTTATTATAAAGGTGAAAACAAATAGAACAAGTTACAGGAAACAAAACACCAGGCTTTGTGTGGTGTGATCCTCTCACATCTCTGATTTGTTAATTTTACAGTCCATCTATCATAACTGTACTGCCTATCTTACTGTCAGTCTCATGTTCCTCTCATGTTTACCTATGTTGTTTAACTTTCTGCTCACATGTCGCTCTCACTTATTTATCTTTATAATACTGGCTGAATGCCTGTTGGTCCCTGTCCAGGTGTGGTTTAAATGATATGGCTTCTTGAAGCCTGATATCATGCTTCAGATTTCAGATACTTGTGAAATATCTGATATGGAATATTATTTGTCCACCTAGTTAAAGGGAAACTACACTGATTTCAGATTGCACTTTCAAAAGGTTAGGGGACTTGTTTACggataaaaaagtcaaagtcaaagctGCAATCGCCAAAATATCATGACTTTTTAGTATCAatttcttgttgggatagagaGGTAGGGTAAGGTTTTTCAGAGGCATACTCGAAACCGTGTTATAATTATCAAGACAACAATAATGTAAACAACTGTTTATTTGACATTGTATGTGTGTCACAAAGGGGTTCATCCAACATTACAATTAGTTAAGTCACTAACGTTATGCTAACTGGCCAGAATGTCGTGTGGCTAGCCTTACTACAAAAATGATTGCTTACAGTCTACCCTTCATACTACAAACTGATTCACCAGTATTTTCAGGCATTCTCTCTTATATGTATTCAATTTGCTGCTGACAACCATAAAAGGATAATGCAGCTCATGGATGAGAAATAACCACAGCTGAAAATGGCATTCTCAAAATGTCTGGCAACAAACTCACTGAGGGTGTTTACAGAGATGCCATTCGAAACCCAGGATATTGAAGGGTTGTGCCAGTTCATAGGGGAAGATTTCAACCACTACTCCTTGTAACTGCTCCATGGGGCAAAAGGGTGCTCAAAAATGAGGAATAggggtaaaaataagaaatgtaaCCGAGCCAAACAATCAAGGAGACAAATACATGCTGTATATTTTCACACTTAAACAGTCCTTACTAAGGTTGAACAGCTGGCTATTAGGCCTACCTTTAAGTGACAGGGCATTACTATCAGAACAAAGCATTGAAAATGTGAGAGAAAGCTTCCTTATTAACTGTAAGTACAACCCAAAGTATGTGGGCTGTAATATAAAACTTGTTTGCCCCTTTACagaattatatttttatatggAAAAACCTCTGAGACTTTCGTAATTTAAAAGATGACACTGAAATAGTTATTGTTTATACTCTGGTGGATGTCAGGACTGAATTAATTCACTGTGAGGTTCCCTGGGCAGCGTTGTACTCTGGGCCCCTATTGGCACCCTTATTTTTGCACCTGGtgaacaaaatataaacatatataataAAGGCCGCTGTAAAGAATGaggcagagtcctgcacaggtccatttttgaaaacccgcACCTGCTCATACCcataaagctcagtaccagaactgATCCGTTACCAGTCtttatgtctaagtcaaagtTGCACCCGCCTGCACCTATTAATAAAAGTCCCATGACCTGACCCACACCcgtgattaaacacacatagGCTGCAGTTactcacattaagctgggttCTATGTTCTTTAATTACAAATCAAGCAGAaaagacgtctctttcacaggCTGCACTCAAAGTGGTGATGGCGATAACATTCCGTGCAATCACTGCTAGGTTAGGAAATATTTTAGCACGCTTCTTtcaccaccataaaacctcaaaatgaTCCCCCATGGGTGCCTTGAACTTGATGTGGTGTAGTCTGCCACCTCATCTTCATGCTGCaaagtttcacttttttctccatgtcGTTGACGAATGTGACAACAGCGTCAAAGGTTCaacttgtgtcactgactttcaaaataaaaggaactgcagcttgataataatgatttagatgtcaaaatattacacatgtactgcacatcttttcttttattctgaaaatttaaaaaaatatatttttttgtaatcaCCCGCTGCCTGCCTGCACGAAGTTCATTTTTACCCATGCCTCTTCCTgtgaatttatatatatacatattgttACATGTTACACAGCTACACTCTAGGATGGGAGCCTCAAGTTCAGGTGTTCTACACTTGTCacccaggcccccaggaagtgcagcAGACTTTGATGCCAATTTGACTtagtggccaaactgtgtaACTGCAACTTCCTggtccatcatgtgatgccatttgGCCCAAAAAGACCTTTTCCCACAGACTTAACTGGAAAGAGACACCTGTAAAtcaatggatacattttttaagcATCACAATCTCTGGGAAATTACTTGTTTCACCATTGAGATGTGATCCATTtggtttgaattttttttgaaGATATAGAAGGGCTGCAAAATTAAATccttttatccccattcaagttagcaaagGGCTAAACTGAGAGTTAGCTTCGCAGTTGGCAGAAGACTCTTGTGTGCTTGTTCACAGCAATCCAGGAGATCCTGGTAATTTTTAACTGGGAAGTCAAACCTTTTTTTGGCTACATGCACCACTGTACAGTTTTCAGGAGCCCCATGTctaatgctgtatccagttctctttatacatccatggtgtcACCTTTAGGCTGCTATCATTTCAGTTTATAATGCACTTCAATGGTGATTACAGtattaacaaacatatttacaaTTAATAATGTTACCACAAACTGCCTGTTCTGATTGTCTGGGGTCCTGAGGCAGTTGCCTACTTTGCCTAGTTTATAGTCCAGCCTTGGTGTAAGTGGATTAGTTCCCTATCTGAATCAGTTCAGGTTATgatctttaaaaacaatgagagagtttttttttaataaaagttggtATCAACCAATTCTACAAATAGTATGTAATCAATCAAACTACCTTATAACTATCCTATCACAGCCTCTCACCACGCCTGTTTCCACATCTGCCTGTCTGCCATCTGCTCTGCAGCTACTGCAATAATAGCTTGCAGCTGCAAAggaagggggggtggggggttggaAGTAAAAACCCAGAGGGGCGAGAGGTAAAGGGAGGGCAGGCAGGCGGacgggagggagggaggagagagggagggaggaagagggaaggagggggcGGTGAAAGCAGAGCTGTGATGCAGACAGCGAATCACATGAGCAGGgatctgtttacaaactgagGGCTGTAGACGAGAAGTGGAGAAGAGAGACGaggaaggggagaggaggacagTGAATGTGAGAAGGAAAtacaggagaagagaggagatcCTGGATCTGAATTAACATTGGCAGCATTGTCTTCCTGTGTTATATACCTCCCTGTGTTCTTTGTTCAGAGCAGGAAGGCAAGGGAAGAGATGAGACGTTGCTTTCCGCAGGAACACTGAGGctgcctgcctgtctctctgcctGCCTGGTTGGCTGGTCGTGCTGCCGGGAAACCCATCCATGTCCTTCCCTTTGTCTCTCCATAATTGGCCACGGCAGGTTTTCACAGCCAGGGAGGAGGAAAGCGACGTGGAAATCTGaaaagagaggacagaggagagagaagaaaggaagggagaagagaaaagaagaggatgAAGGAAGGGAGAGCCTCGTGACAATGTTTTGAaggagagacaaaacaaaaaagcaggGACTGCACACGGCTAGAGGTACATAACCAGTGTCCTGGAAGGGATTTGGAGTATATTTCCTCATATAGTCAAGGACGTTGGTGTCTTTTTATCCACAGAGCTCACAGATTCATCTCCAAGActgttgtctttgtctctcagtGGCAAATCATCACTGCAGACTGAGGTTCAAATGAGCAGCTGCTTATTTGGGTAATGTCTTCTTGAGAAACTGGGAGTCTTTAATCAGATCTGCTTACTCCAGACCACAAGGATTTAACTCACTGCACATCCGCCCTTCCATTAGGGTTAAACTAGTCTGAACCTAAAAAGTAGTGAATGTACAAGTTGTGCTTTGGTGGAAaccagactttgtgatatcagagaGGTCACGACCCCAAAGATCCCGAGGGTTTGTCAACTGAACATTTGCCCATTTGATGCATCCTGTCCAATGGTGTTACGGTAAGTGTCCTGGAACTGGTTGTACAATTTTTTCCTAAGTTCAAGCTAAGCCTTGTAATGATGTGTTTACTAAGTGGAGATTTAAGTATAGTTAAACAGGGTTGCACCACACAAACTAGTTCTATTTTGCTTGTGCTTCGCCCTCTAACAGGTTTAACCCATCAAGGCTCCACCTAGGCACCCCAAAACAAATCTTTGCACTCATTGCCTGATCAGGTGCCAGCAGACATACCTTTAAAAACACCAGCACACCTGTCGCTAGGTTCTCTTTGCCACTCAGCCGCCTTGAGTGCAGACAGCACTCGGTGAAACCTTTGTCACTCTGGTGTTGCCGAGATGTCCTTCTAGGCAGGTTCAGTTGAAGTTTGTCCTTACTATTTCAGCCTGCTCACCTCCTCTGCTTTCCTCAAAGCTGGGGAGGGAGGCATTGGTGGCTAACTAGCCATGGTAGACTAGTCATACCAGGAGGGAGATGGGCAGCAAATCTGAGAGGAGGTTCCTGTATTCCTGCTGCCTTGCTGACAACATATGCCACTGAACACTTCCACTAACTGCTAGGATAGTGACGCTTAAGCTACCTCACTAGCTCCACTAGCTGACCAACTCTGGTTACACCATGACTTGTTAGCATTTGCTTATTTAGTTTAACACTGGCTAGCAAGCTGCTTTCCTAACTGACTCGCTATTCACTGCTGGCATTGATGCAACATTTCCTCTGAAACAAAAATTTGTGTTTCCTAGGATAGCAAAAGTACAACCCACCCTAATCTCCCTCTGACTTTCTAGTACTCATCATCACCTTCATTGCTTGGGCTGGTTAGATTTAGGTAGGAGGAGTTGTTGTAAGACAATGATACACAATTTAACCTCAGGAACAAAGGTTTTTTTGCCGCCTATGCCCAGATGACTGAGTTAGTTTCTGTCGACTATTAGGCTAGTGCTGCTCAGGCAACATTACTAGCTAACACTAGCTGGCTAACTCTAGCCAAATCAGGACGTAGTAGCACTTACTAATCTGGTTTAGCACTAGCAAG contains:
- the LOC125903619 gene encoding uncharacterized protein LOC125903619 — its product is MDTTSYLNPETAEHQRQEQPEKSFCDTSDLKTIKIFPSPGTEFNPTAEDLLNTFLPFGCVISAQKTVKDGLVWGRVTYSNAHDAAMAVMKLQGAEGFIVSLLHHREAHKHERSERASDRPPCVQQDRFSNMTQQRIPSLLGNPPVYDQDVCLHIQNLPVHFRQRQEVLSLLPPCTTNVKVEQKGALVTLPDCFTALWLMDFLNNFYTGSKRLYVSFANKGRGMHPRERRALGQRHQWHQESNSF